The following are encoded in a window of Brevibacillus sp. DP1.3A genomic DNA:
- a CDS encoding sigma-54 dependent transcriptional regulator, with translation MHADTRILIVDDEADFRHLLTSRLKRKGYTTLEASDGISAQQLVTSETIHVILLDLKMPGMDGLSFLQWCKETSPAIQIIVVTGHGTIETAIEAMKRGAYDYLTKPYNLNELEVLISKAVEKQLLTEENQQLKEALSTNGKTTFQIVAESPKLKEVLATVERVASTDFLVLLKGESGTGKDVIARLIYECSERASEAFVPINLGAIPETMLESELFGHEKGAFTGATAQKKGLVEIAHLGTLFLDEVGDLPFPLQVKLLRFLETGEFRRIGSPILHKVDVRIIAATNADLEKKVEEGTFRSDLYFRLHVMDITIPPLTQRREDILPLSAFFLNRLKRKYPVKPLSVKAQAALLAYSFPGNVRELAHMIERAVVLAKGEEIDDKDLFPHEQSVPHNPSDRKLFSSAEIGEEEAFLLKNVEREHIKHVLDVLQWNKTKTAEKLGISVRNLYRKIEEYELRP, from the coding sequence ATGCACGCTGACACACGTATACTCATCGTTGATGACGAAGCAGATTTCCGCCATCTATTAACCAGTCGATTAAAGAGAAAAGGATATACCACGCTGGAAGCATCTGACGGAATCAGTGCACAGCAACTAGTAACCAGCGAAACGATTCATGTCATTCTGCTTGATTTGAAAATGCCCGGGATGGACGGTCTCTCTTTTCTGCAATGGTGCAAGGAAACCTCTCCTGCCATTCAAATCATTGTTGTGACCGGACACGGAACTATCGAAACTGCAATCGAAGCGATGAAACGCGGCGCTTATGATTATTTGACAAAACCTTACAACCTCAATGAATTGGAGGTTTTGATTTCCAAGGCCGTCGAAAAACAGCTGTTGACCGAGGAAAACCAACAGTTGAAGGAAGCTCTATCGACAAACGGGAAAACGACGTTTCAAATCGTTGCGGAAAGCCCGAAGCTAAAAGAGGTCCTAGCTACTGTCGAGCGAGTAGCCAGTACGGACTTTCTCGTTCTCTTAAAAGGGGAAAGTGGAACAGGGAAGGATGTCATCGCGAGACTCATTTATGAATGTAGTGAGAGAGCATCAGAGGCATTCGTACCGATCAATTTAGGGGCGATACCTGAAACGATGCTGGAAAGTGAACTGTTCGGGCACGAAAAGGGAGCCTTTACAGGCGCAACTGCACAGAAAAAGGGACTGGTAGAGATTGCCCACCTGGGGACGCTCTTTTTGGATGAAGTAGGGGACTTGCCTTTTCCTTTGCAGGTCAAGCTGCTCCGTTTTTTGGAAACCGGCGAATTTCGCCGAATAGGGAGCCCGATTCTGCACAAGGTGGATGTTCGTATCATTGCTGCTACCAATGCCGACCTGGAAAAGAAAGTGGAAGAAGGAACGTTCCGATCCGATCTTTATTTCCGGCTGCATGTCATGGATATAACGATTCCACCTCTCACCCAGAGAAGAGAGGACATTTTGCCACTGTCGGCTTTCTTTTTGAATCGACTTAAGCGTAAGTATCCAGTCAAACCGCTTTCTGTGAAAGCGCAGGCAGCTCTTTTGGCCTACTCATTCCCGGGGAATGTTCGAGAGTTGGCTCATATGATCGAACGTGCTGTCGTTTTGGCAAAAGGAGAGGAAATTGACGACAAGGATCTCTTTCCACACGAACAGTCAGTACCTCACAACCCGTCAGATAGGAAGCTCTTTTCTTCAGCAGAAATTGGGGAGGAAGAGGCATTTTTACTGAAAAATGTAGAGCGAGAACATATCAAGCATGTGCTGGACGTTTTGCAGTGGAACAAGACCAAGACAGCTGAGAAGCTAGGGATCAGCGTACGCAACCTATATCGAAAAATCGAAGAGTACGAGCTGCGACCGTGA
- a CDS encoding c-type cytochrome has protein sequence MIKKEKTGWKKLSMVVVAMLVFAGCATQPTAQPTSTASEAKDKTASGAAGAINLDSYTPPSMDKVPEGPLGESIKYGHKLMNETSTVIPEYTGNKLSCSSCHGNAGMDATSPLTGVTAVYPQYIPRSGKVITIEDRINGCFQRSMNGKPLPYNSDEMRAMVAYLTYISTDVPVGIKERPWIEKNDMKSVPQPNVANGEALFQKSCLQCHAADGSGTGPNTGPALWGDNSFNIGAGMARISKAAGYIQRNMPLGEMGGIKQGSLTDQEAADLAAYILSKPRPDFAKKAKDWPAGGVPKDVPYEVDSAKKKQ, from the coding sequence ATGATAAAAAAAGAGAAGACAGGCTGGAAGAAGCTGTCTATGGTGGTAGTGGCGATGCTGGTCTTTGCAGGCTGTGCTACACAGCCGACAGCTCAACCCACCTCAACAGCGAGTGAGGCCAAAGATAAAACAGCGAGTGGGGCAGCTGGAGCGATCAATCTAGATTCCTACACCCCGCCTAGTATGGACAAGGTGCCAGAAGGGCCATTGGGAGAATCGATTAAGTATGGACATAAGTTAATGAATGAAACGAGCACAGTGATCCCTGAATACACAGGGAATAAGCTCTCCTGCTCCAGCTGTCACGGTAATGCCGGAATGGATGCGACCTCCCCTTTAACGGGTGTCACCGCAGTCTATCCCCAGTACATTCCAAGGTCAGGCAAAGTGATTACCATTGAGGATCGCATCAATGGTTGTTTTCAACGAAGCATGAACGGAAAGCCATTGCCTTACAACAGCGATGAAATGAGAGCGATGGTTGCCTATCTGACATATATCTCAACAGATGTACCAGTAGGAATTAAAGAGCGCCCGTGGATAGAGAAAAACGATATGAAGAGCGTACCTCAACCGAATGTGGCAAATGGAGAAGCCCTCTTTCAAAAATCGTGTTTGCAATGCCATGCAGCTGATGGTTCAGGAACAGGACCAAACACTGGACCAGCGCTATGGGGGGATAACTCCTTCAATATTGGTGCAGGTATGGCCCGAATTTCCAAAGCTGCTGGCTACATTCAACGCAATATGCCTCTAGGGGAAATGGGCGGTATCAAGCAAGGCTCGTTAACAGATCAAGAAGCAGCGGACCTAGCAGCCTATATTTTGTCCAAGCCTCGTCCAGACTTTGCCAAAAAGGCAAAAGACTGGCCAGCTGGTGGAGTTCCAAAGGATGTACCGTATGAAGTAGACAGCGCCAAGAAGAAGCAATAG